ATTTATTTCGTTAGGTCTTACGATATCCCCTGATTTAACTGGTAAACTGGTGCCACAGATTTTCTGAATTATTTCAATTATTTCTTGCACCGAGTAAGACAAACCAGATTCAATATTGTATATCTGTAATCCACTGGCTTTATTCATACCTTTATTTATCGCATCTAAAACATCTTCGATGAAAACATAATCTCTTTTTGGTTTCAAATCTAACACATTAATAAATTCACTTTTTAAACATTGATTTACAAGAGTTGGAATCAAAAATTCCATCCTTTGTCCAGGACCATAAACATTGAACAGTCTAAGAATTGTAACACTTTGGCCAAAAAAATTTGCGTGAAACTTACAAACCTCTTCCGCCAAATATTTTGATAACGCATATGGATTATTTGGTACGATGGGATGTATCTCATTTATTGGCAACTCTTGCGGCATCCCATAAAGATATGCGCTGACGTAAATAGTTTTAGCTTGGTGTCTCTTCGCATATTCAAGGGCTCTGCTTGTACCGACTACATTTGTTTCTAAAAACTCAGAACTTTGATTCCAACTATCTGGAACAAAGTTACGCGATGCCAAATGAATTACGAAATCGGTTTTCTCAATAGTTTCCCATGAATTTTTATTTGTTATATCACCTAATTCTCTTGTGAATTTTATGACTTGATAACCTAAACTTTCAAGATAAGAAGATAAAGTTTTTCCGATAAAACCGGAAGCACCAGTTAAGAGAATTTTACTCATGTAAAAATTTGTTTTTTAAGATTTCAAATTCGTCGATAGCTTTTTCGTAATCATCTGGTCGACCGATATCCAACCAATAACCATTATGAGCAAGAACAGAAACTGGCTTTTTTTCATCTAATAACTTTAACATTAAATTATCAAAACCAAATATTGTTTGTTTTGGTACATATGTTAATGCTTCTTTATTTAACATATAAACCCCCATACTCACTTGAAATGTTTGCCGTGGTTTCTCAC
The sequence above is drawn from the Leptospira sp. WS4.C2 genome and encodes:
- a CDS encoding NAD-dependent epimerase/dehydratase family protein translates to MSKILLTGASGFIGKTLSSYLESLGYQVIKFTRELGDITNKNSWETIEKTDFVIHLASRNFVPDSWNQSSEFLETNVVGTSRALEYAKRHQAKTIYVSAYLYGMPQELPINEIHPIVPNNPYALSKYLAEEVCKFHANFFGQSVTILRLFNVYGPGQRMEFLIPTLVNQCLKSEFINVLDLKPKRDYVFIEDVLDAINKGMNKASGLQIYNIESGLSYSVQEIIEIIQKICGTSLPVKSGDIVRPNEINDVVADISRARENLGWIPKSDIFEGLKRTITSIQKLN